Sequence from the Prunus persica cultivar Lovell chromosome G5, Prunus_persica_NCBIv2, whole genome shotgun sequence genome:
TTGATCTACATTCACATAAGCATCAAATTGCCCAATCCCAGTTTAATTAGCCTCAAACTCATATATCCTCCAATATGGTTTCATCATTCTATAACATTATCAAAAGCCTTAAACTCATCGAGAACCCAACTCAATTCATGATGTGCAACAGAGTGGCGAACAATGCTTTTGATAGGTGCTACTTACTGTAACCGCTTCAACCTATAAACAACCGAAAACGTTTCACAAGTAAAGCAAATATCATTccaaatatttttacaaagCACTTGCTACCATGAGTAGTAGTTTCATATCAATAATCAGAGGTAAAAGCAAGATACAAAATACATGTAACATGAAGGACATACAAATTCCATAGTTCTATCATAATTAAgtgatatttttaatttaaatgacagtcttgtggaaaaaaaaaacccctccATCTTTAGAGACCAAAGCAACACACAACCTTCACGCCACACAAAACCAGCTTCATACTGCACTTTCTATTTCAATTTCTCCGAAACCAAACGGAATAGTCTAAAAGCAAAACATAACATACGTACATACATTCTAATATGTAACTACGCATACATATGTATCAGTATGTCTCgattttgaaataataatcAGCAAGTACATTGAACCGTGAAGATTTCGGAAATTAAAAGTGAAaggattaaattttttgaaaaaaaaaaaaaaaaaacggaaCTTACAGTGACGTTCCGTGGAGATGGAGATGGATCGCGCCGATCAGAGAAAACCCTAGCCTTAGCTTGATCCACGCTGAGGGGGAAAGTTCAAAGTGTAGGAATcgaaacaaaacccaaatccaGGGAAAGGCTTTTCCactcttcttatttaattttttatttttgatttttttggggtttcttGAGCGCTAATTTGTATTAGTTTTAAGATTCTGATGCAAAGTGGTAGTCGAGTCTAGATGGCGCGTAGAGATACGAATCTATTTGTCGAGGGCCCACGTGGCCAAAGCAGAGGGTATGAGGTGGAGAGCTATTTGCGGGTCCCACTGCCCGAATACATGACAGCTCCCCTTTGGTTCGGACTTTTGTGGGCcgacacacatatatattgaattgagaaaaaaaatattaagatAAACACATTAATCGTTAAGCTTATCAAAACCTTTATCATTAGAGCATCTTCAATaccaattttaaattttaaacttgATAGCTTATGTGGTAATTTGATATACTGTCAAGTATTTCTTATGAAATAATTGGACTAATTTTCAGGGCTTAGAATTGGctctaaattaatctattTTACAAATAGGCAGACTCCCAACTTAAGTGCAAGAATGTGAATTTACTGTCTTAATCAACTGGCCAAACCGATGTCTGccaaaagtaaactaatttaattatacaaacagaaacaaatgaaaaaatccaaattttttaaGCCGCGTCGCACAATCAAAGAGCTCAGTTTTGGATGATTTTTCTACAAAATGCTGCTGCGTTTCATGACTGGGCTGCTCTGGCCCTATAATTTAAATGCAGTGAAATTCCGGATAAGCTCAAATTCAATGGGCACTGGAGCCGAAATACATAGGCCCATCATTGTGTAGGAGTACGAGAGTAGGATTGGgcttcaagaacaaaacttCAATTAAGAAAAGCTGAAGTCAACAAAGTAGCACATGGAAATTAAACTGAATAACAAAGGAAGCCATGTTCATGGTAAAAGTGACAGGCAcaacataaaatatcaaaatcctTCCTATATCTGCTCTCAATCAAACTATAACTGCAAAAAGTTTATAACCATTGTGCATCAATAATCAAAGACTTTCAAGTAAATCTCTTAGATTGCAACAGCAATCCGTCCAGCAACTTGGTCGAGATCCCGCTGGCCATTGGATGTGATTTTCCTTCCACTGAAACACAGGAACACAATTAGTTCAATAGCCAAAAACTTTAACtcatgttgttgttgtttgtcATAATCACAGCCCTAccccaaaaatttatatacGACACTGATGAAAGAAACTCACCCTTTGGAGTCAAGGTCAATGATGTTCATCTTCTGCAATTGCTGAAGTATGTGACGAGCAACAGCGCCACTGCTTTTACAGAAGTGGGGTGGGCGACTGCCATTCCTCCTGCTCCCTCCATAAATCCTGCGGAAGGCACCAACACCAAGACCACCCCTCAAGTAGATTTTCCTTGCCATGGATGCTacaaagaaaattgatttaaGATAAGCAGATGCACAGTATACAGTTTAGTCAGACAATAATTGTTGgagtttttgtgtgtgtgcatatgtggagaaagggagagagaagtCTGCATACCAGATCTAATATAGTACCAATCAGGGTCATACGGAGCAAGCTCCTTGAATGTACCAGTCTTCACAATATCCGTCCAGTCAGGAAGCTCAATCTATTAGgaagaacaaacaaaaacatgagAAGAGAATCCACATTGAAAAGGAACATAGCTGGAAAAAGCAACTGCTAGTGAACGAGGAAAGAGGAACTTTCAAAAACAAAGgttcatcaaacaaatgaAAGACACTAAACGATTGAAATGATCCACAGTCAACACCGGCAAAGACACATCTACATTCAAAGTCACTCGACTATTAGCActtctctttttaattttcaaaataaaaacat
This genomic interval carries:
- the LOC18777157 gene encoding 40S ribosomal protein S19-3; translation: METARTVKDVSPHVFVKAYAAHLKRSGKIELPDWTDIVKTGTFKELAPYDPDWYYIRSASMARKIYLRGGLGVGAFRRIYGGSRRNGSRPPHFCKSSGAVARHILQQLQKMNIIDLDSKGGRKITSNGQRDLDQVAGRIAVAI